Proteins from a single region of Lelliottia sp. JS-SCA-14:
- the ppnN gene encoding nucleotide 5'-monophosphate nucleosidase PpnN — MITHISPLGSMDMLSQLEVDMLKRTASSDLYQLFRNCSLAVLNSGSLTDNSKELLSRFESFDINVLRRERGVKLEVINPPEEAFVDGRIIRSLQANLFAVLRDILFVNGQIHNAGRFQHLNLESSAHMTNLVFSILRNARALHVGEAPNMVVCWGGHSINETEYLYARRVGTQLGLRELNICTGCGPGAMEAPMKGAAVGHAQQRYKEGRFIGMTEPSIIAAEPPNPLVNELIIMPDIEKRLEAFVRIAHGIIIFPGGVGTAEELLYLLGILMNPANKNQVLPLILTGPKESADYFRVLDEFIVHTLGEAARSHYRIIIDDAAEVARQMKKAMPLVKENRRDTGDAYSFNWSIRIAPDLQKPFEPSHENMANLKLYPDQPVEVLAADLRRAFSGIVAGNVKEVGIRAIEEHGPYKIHGDSEMMRRMDDLLQGFVAQHRMKLPGSAYIPCYEICA, encoded by the coding sequence TTGATTACACATATTAGCCCGCTTGGCTCAATGGATATGTTGTCGCAGCTGGAAGTGGACATGCTTAAACGCACGGCCAGCAGTGACCTGTATCAACTGTTTCGTAACTGTTCCCTTGCCGTTCTGAACTCCGGAAGCCTGACAGATAACAGTAAAGAGCTGCTGTCACGCTTTGAAAGCTTTGATATCAACGTATTGCGTCGCGAACGCGGCGTGAAGCTTGAAGTCATTAATCCGCCGGAAGAGGCCTTTGTCGACGGGCGAATCATCCGCTCCCTGCAGGCCAACCTGTTCGCCGTGCTACGCGACATCCTGTTTGTTAACGGACAAATTCACAATGCCGGGCGCTTCCAGCACCTGAACCTGGAAAGCTCGGCACACATGACTAACCTGGTCTTCTCCATTCTGCGCAACGCCCGCGCCCTGCACGTCGGCGAAGCGCCGAACATGGTGGTCTGCTGGGGTGGTCACTCCATCAATGAAACCGAATATCTCTACGCCCGCCGCGTGGGGACTCAACTGGGTCTGCGCGAACTGAACATCTGCACCGGCTGCGGTCCGGGTGCGATGGAAGCACCGATGAAAGGCGCAGCCGTGGGTCACGCCCAGCAGCGCTACAAAGAGGGCCGATTCATCGGGATGACGGAACCGTCCATCATTGCTGCAGAGCCGCCGAACCCGCTGGTGAATGAGCTTATCATCATGCCGGATATCGAAAAGCGTCTCGAAGCCTTCGTGCGCATTGCCCACGGAATCATCATCTTCCCGGGCGGCGTCGGCACGGCGGAAGAGCTGCTGTATCTGCTGGGTATTCTGATGAACCCGGCGAACAAAAATCAGGTCTTACCGCTGATCCTCACCGGGCCAAAAGAGAGCGCCGATTACTTCCGCGTGCTGGATGAGTTTATCGTTCACACCTTAGGTGAAGCGGCGCGTAGCCACTATCGCATCATCATTGACGATGCGGCTGAAGTGGCGCGTCAGATGAAAAAGGCGATGCCGCTGGTGAAAGAGAACCGTCGTGATACGGGGGATGCCTACAGCTTTAACTGGTCGATTCGCATTGCGCCGGATCTGCAGAAGCCATTTGAGCCGTCCCATGAAAACATGGCGAACCTGAAACTGTATCCGGATCAACCGGTGGAAGTGCTGGCGGCGGATCTGCGTCGCGCGTTCTCCGGCATCGTGGCCGGTAACGTCAAAGAGGTGGGCATTCGCGCCATCGAAGAGCACGGCCCTTACAAAATCCACGGCGACAGCGAGATGATGCGCCGCATGGATGATCTTCTGCAGGGCTTTGTCGCCCAGCATCGTATGAAGTTGCCCGGTTCAGCCTATATCCCGTGCTACGAGATCTGTGCCTGA
- the csdE gene encoding cysteine desulfurase sulfur acceptor subunit CsdE: MTSSSLAGHPFGSVITEETLRHTFLPLTQWEDKYRQLILLGKQLPALSEELKAQAKEIAGCENRVWLGVTTSGDKLHFFGDSEGRIVRGLLAVLLTAVEGKSATQLLNGDPLALFDELGLRAQLSASRSQGLTALSEAVLNAARQVQA, from the coding sequence ATGACGAGCTCATCCTTAGCCGGGCATCCTTTCGGCAGCGTGATCACCGAAGAGACGCTGCGACACACCTTCCTCCCGCTCACCCAGTGGGAAGATAAATACCGCCAGCTGATCCTGCTGGGCAAACAGCTCCCCGCCCTTTCTGAGGAGCTTAAAGCGCAGGCGAAAGAGATCGCAGGCTGCGAAAACCGCGTCTGGCTCGGTGTGACGACATCCGGGGATAAACTGCATTTCTTTGGCGACAGCGAAGGCCGCATCGTGCGCGGCTTGCTGGCGGTGCTGCTCACCGCCGTGGAAGGTAAAAGCGCGACGCAACTGTTGAATGGCGATCCGCTGGCTCTCTTTGATGAGCTGGGGCTGCGCGCTCAGTTGAGCGCCTCCCGCAGTCAGGGGCTGACCGCACTCAGCGAAGCAGTGCTGAATGCGGCCCGTCAGGTTCAGGCCTGA
- the rlmM gene encoding 23S rRNA (cytidine(2498)-2'-O)-methyltransferase RlmM, which produces MSKVVLYCRPGFEKECAAEITDKASRLDVFGFARVKEHSGYVVFECYQPDDADKIVSKLPFSSLIFARQMFAAGELLTDLPPDDRIAPISGMLQGVVEKGGDLRVEVADTNESKELMKFCRKFTVPLRAALREVGVLTNYETPKRPVVHVFFIAPGCCYTGYSYTTNNSPFYMGIPRLKFPSDAPSRSTLKLEEAFHVFIPADEWDERLANGMYAVDLGACPGGWTYQLVKRNMWVSSVDNGPMAQSLMDTGQVTWLREDGFRYRPTRNNITWMVCDMVEKPAKVAALMASWLVNGWCRETIFNLKLPMKKRYEEVSQNLAYIQEQLNAQGINAEIQARQLYHDREEVTVHVRRWWAAVGGRRDER; this is translated from the coding sequence ATGAGTAAGGTTGTTTTATATTGTCGCCCGGGGTTTGAGAAAGAGTGCGCCGCGGAAATTACGGACAAAGCGTCACGTCTGGACGTCTTCGGCTTTGCCCGCGTTAAAGAGCACTCGGGCTATGTGGTCTTCGAGTGCTATCAGCCTGATGATGCGGATAAGATCGTCAGCAAGTTACCGTTCAGCTCGTTGATTTTCGCCCGTCAGATGTTTGCCGCGGGCGAGCTGCTGACCGATTTGCCGCCAGACGATCGTATTGCCCCGATCTCGGGCATGCTGCAGGGCGTGGTCGAGAAGGGCGGCGATCTGCGCGTTGAAGTCGCGGATACCAACGAAAGCAAAGAGCTGATGAAGTTCTGCCGCAAATTCACCGTTCCGCTGCGCGCCGCGCTGCGTGAGGTGGGCGTGCTGACAAACTACGAGACGCCAAAGCGTCCTGTGGTGCATGTCTTCTTTATCGCCCCTGGCTGCTGTTATACCGGGTATTCCTACACGACGAACAACTCGCCGTTTTATATGGGCATCCCGCGCCTTAAGTTCCCGTCCGATGCGCCAAGCCGTTCAACGCTGAAGCTGGAAGAGGCGTTCCACGTCTTTATTCCGGCCGACGAATGGGATGAGCGCCTGGCGAACGGCATGTATGCCGTGGATCTGGGGGCTTGCCCTGGCGGCTGGACCTATCAGCTGGTGAAGCGCAACATGTGGGTTTCGTCTGTCGATAACGGCCCGATGGCGCAAAGCCTGATGGATACCGGACAGGTGACCTGGCTGCGTGAAGATGGTTTCCGCTATCGTCCGACCCGCAACAACATCACCTGGATGGTGTGCGATATGGTGGAGAAACCGGCGAAAGTGGCTGCGCTGATGGCTTCCTGGCTGGTAAACGGCTGGTGTCGTGAGACGATCTTCAACCTCAAGCTGCCGATGAAAAAGCGCTACGAAGAGGTGTCCCAGAACCTGGCGTATATTCAGGAGCAGCTGAATGCGCAGGGCATCAACGCCGAAATTCAGGCGCGTCAGCTGTACCATGACCGTGAAGAAGTGACGGTCCATGTTCGCCGCTGGTGGGCTGCTGTTGGTGGTCGTCGCGACGAGCGATAG
- a CDS encoding L-serine ammonia-lyase translates to MISVFDIFKIGIGPSSSHTVGPMKAGKQFTDDLISRGILHDVTRVVVDVYGSLSLTGKGHHTDIAIIMGLAGNLPDSVDIDSIPGFIQDVNTHGRLLLANGEHEVEFPVDKCMNFHADNLSLHENGMRITALAGETAIYSQTYYSIGGGFIVDEDHFGLASDSSVAVPYPYKNAADLQRHCEETGLSLSGLMMKNELALHSKEELEQHFKNVWDVMRGGIERGITTEGVLPGKLRVPRRAAALRRMLVSTDKTTTDPMAVVDWINMFALAVNEENAAGGRVVTAPTNGACGIVPAVLAYYDKFIREVNANSLARYLLVTSAIGSLYKMNASISGAEVGCQGEVGVACSMAAAGLTELLGGSPTQVCIAAEIGMEHNLGLTCDPVAGQVQVPCIERNAIASVKAVNAARMALRRTSEPRVCLDKVIETMYETGKDMNAKYRETSRGGLAMKIVTCD, encoded by the coding sequence ATGATTAGCGTATTCGATATCTTCAAAATCGGTATTGGACCTTCCAGCTCTCATACTGTCGGGCCAATGAAAGCCGGTAAACAATTCACGGATGACTTGATTTCACGCGGCATTCTGCACGACGTCACGCGCGTGGTTGTAGATGTGTACGGCTCTCTGTCCCTGACGGGCAAAGGCCACCATACTGACATCGCCATTATCATGGGCCTGGCGGGGAACCTGCCGGATTCCGTTGATATTGATTCAATCCCTGGATTCATTCAGGACGTGAATACCCATGGCCGCCTGCTGCTGGCAAACGGCGAGCATGAGGTCGAATTCCCGGTTGATAAGTGCATGAACTTCCATGCCGACAACCTCTCCCTGCACGAGAACGGGATGCGAATCACCGCCCTGGCAGGCGAAACGGCGATTTACAGCCAAACTTATTACTCCATCGGCGGCGGTTTTATCGTCGACGAAGACCACTTTGGTCTGGCCAGCGACTCCTCCGTTGCGGTGCCTTATCCGTATAAAAATGCGGCAGATTTACAGCGTCATTGTGAGGAAACCGGTCTGTCACTCTCCGGCCTGATGATGAAAAACGAGCTGGCGCTGCACAGCAAAGAAGAGCTGGAGCAGCACTTCAAAAACGTCTGGGATGTGATGCGCGGCGGTATCGAGCGCGGGATCACCACCGAAGGCGTTCTGCCGGGCAAACTGCGCGTCCCGCGTCGTGCTGCTGCATTGCGTCGTATGCTGGTAAGCACCGACAAAACCACAACCGACCCGATGGCGGTCGTGGACTGGATCAACATGTTCGCGCTGGCGGTTAACGAAGAAAACGCCGCTGGCGGACGCGTGGTCACTGCGCCGACTAACGGCGCGTGCGGTATCGTTCCGGCGGTTCTGGCGTACTACGACAAATTCATCCGCGAAGTGAACGCTAACTCGCTGGCGCGCTATCTGCTGGTCACCAGTGCGATTGGCTCGCTGTACAAGATGAACGCGTCGATCTCCGGTGCCGAAGTGGGCTGCCAGGGCGAAGTCGGCGTGGCCTGTTCCATGGCGGCGGCGGGCCTGACGGAGCTGCTGGGCGGTAGCCCAACGCAGGTCTGTATCGCGGCGGAAATCGGCATGGAACATAACCTCGGACTGACCTGCGACCCGGTTGCCGGGCAGGTACAGGTGCCGTGTATCGAGCGTAACGCGATTGCTTCCGTGAAAGCGGTCAACGCCGCACGTATGGCCCTGCGCCGTACCAGCGAGCCGCGTGTTTGTCTCGATAAGGTTATCGAAACCATGTACGAGACAGGGAAAGATATGAATGCCAAATACCGCGAAACCTCGCGCGGCGGACTGGCCATGAAGATCGTCACCTGCGATTAA
- the gcvA gene encoding glycine cleavage system transcriptional regulator GcvA, translating to MSKRLPPLNALRVFDAAARHLSFTRAADELFVTQAAVSHQIKSLEDFLGLKLFRRRNRSLLLTEEGQSYFQDIKDIFSQLTEATRKLQARSAKGALTVSLLPSFAIHWLVPRLSSFNSAYPGIDVRIQAVDRQEDKLADDVDVAIFYGRGNWPGLRVEKLYAEYLLPVCSPLLLTGDKALKTPADLAQHTLLHDASRRDWQTYTRQLGLNHINVQHGPIFSHSAMVLQAAIHGQGVALANNVMAQSEIEAGRLVCPFNDVLVSKNAFYLVCHDSQAELGKIAAFRQWILAKAAHEQEKFRFRYE from the coding sequence ATGTCGAAGCGATTACCACCCCTCAATGCATTACGAGTTTTTGATGCCGCAGCGCGCCATCTGAGCTTCACGCGCGCGGCCGATGAGCTTTTTGTGACGCAGGCCGCAGTAAGTCATCAAATCAAGTCTCTCGAGGATTTCCTGGGGCTTAAGCTGTTCCGTCGCCGCAACCGTTCGCTGCTTCTGACGGAAGAAGGACAGAGCTATTTTCAGGATATCAAAGACATTTTTTCTCAGCTCACCGAAGCCACGCGCAAACTTCAGGCGCGGAGTGCAAAAGGGGCGCTGACGGTCAGTTTATTGCCCAGTTTTGCCATTCATTGGCTGGTGCCAAGACTCTCTAGCTTTAACTCAGCTTATCCGGGAATCGACGTCAGGATCCAGGCGGTCGACCGTCAGGAAGACAAACTGGCGGATGACGTCGACGTGGCGATTTTTTATGGTCGCGGCAACTGGCCAGGCTTGCGTGTTGAAAAATTATACGCAGAATATCTCCTGCCGGTGTGCTCACCGCTGCTGCTGACCGGTGACAAAGCGTTGAAAACGCCTGCCGATCTGGCGCAACATACGCTTTTACACGATGCTTCTCGCCGCGACTGGCAAACTTATACCCGCCAGTTGGGTCTTAATCATATTAATGTGCAGCATGGCCCCATCTTTAGCCACAGTGCGATGGTGTTACAGGCTGCCATACACGGACAGGGCGTGGCGTTGGCCAACAACGTAATGGCGCAGTCCGAAATTGAGGCAGGCCGCCTGGTCTGTCCGTTTAATGATGTTCTGGTCAGTAAGAATGCGTTTTATCTGGTTTGTCATGACAGTCAGGCAGAACTGGGTAAAATAGCCGCCTTCCGGCAGTGGATACTGGCGAAGGCGGCACATGAGCAAGAAAAATTCCGCTTTCGTTACGAATGA
- a CDS encoding HAAAP family serine/threonine permease encodes METTQTSTIASTESRSGWRKTDTMWMLGLYGTAIGAGVLFLPINAGVGGLIPLIIMAIIAFPMTYFAHRGLTRFVLSGKNPGEDITEVVEEHFGVGAGKLITLLYFFAIYPILLVYSVAITNTVESFMTHQLHMTPPPRAILSLILIVGMMTIVRFGEQMIVKAMSVLVFPFVIALMVLAFYLVPQWNGAALETLSLSSASATGNGLWMTLWLAIPVMVFSFNHSPIISSFAVAKREEYGQGAEKKCSSILARAHIMMVITVMFFVFSCVLSLSPADLAAAKAQNISILSYLANHFNAPLIAWMAPIIAIIAITKSFLGHYLGAREGFNGMVIKSLRGKGKTIEINKLNKITALFMLLTTWAVATMNPSILGMIETLGGPIIAMILFLMPMYAIQKVPAMRKYSGHISNVFVVIMGLIAISAIFFSLFS; translated from the coding sequence ATGGAAACCACTCAAACCAGCACCATTGCTTCGACAGAATCCCGAAGTGGATGGCGCAAAACGGACACCATGTGGATGCTGGGCCTGTACGGTACAGCAATCGGCGCGGGTGTCCTGTTCCTGCCTATCAACGCAGGCGTTGGCGGTCTGATTCCGCTGATCATCATGGCTATCATTGCTTTCCCGATGACTTACTTTGCACACCGCGGCCTGACCCGTTTTGTGCTGTCCGGTAAAAACCCTGGCGAAGACATCACCGAAGTGGTTGAAGAACACTTTGGCGTCGGCGCAGGTAAACTGATTACCCTGCTCTACTTCTTCGCGATTTACCCGATTCTGCTGGTTTATAGCGTGGCGATTACTAACACCGTTGAAAGCTTCATGACGCACCAGCTGCACATGACGCCGCCACCGCGTGCGATTCTGTCTCTGATCCTGATTGTCGGCATGATGACCATCGTTCGTTTCGGCGAGCAGATGATTGTTAAGGCGATGAGCGTGCTGGTCTTCCCGTTCGTGATTGCCCTGATGGTGCTGGCGTTCTACCTGGTTCCACAGTGGAACGGCGCAGCGCTGGAAACTCTGTCCCTGAGCAGCGCATCTGCCACCGGTAACGGCCTGTGGATGACTCTGTGGCTGGCGATTCCGGTAATGGTCTTCTCCTTCAACCACTCCCCGATCATCTCCTCTTTCGCCGTCGCGAAACGTGAAGAGTACGGTCAGGGCGCAGAGAAAAAATGTTCCAGCATCCTGGCCCGCGCTCACATCATGATGGTTATCACCGTGATGTTCTTCGTGTTCAGCTGCGTACTGAGCCTCTCCCCGGCAGACCTGGCCGCGGCGAAAGCGCAGAACATCTCGATTCTGTCTTACCTGGCTAACCACTTTAACGCACCGCTGATTGCCTGGATGGCGCCAATCATCGCGATTATCGCTATCACCAAATCCTTCCTCGGCCACTACCTGGGCGCACGTGAAGGCTTTAACGGTATGGTGATTAAATCCCTGCGCGGTAAAGGCAAAACCATTGAAATCAACAAACTGAACAAAATCACTGCCCTGTTCATGCTGTTGACCACCTGGGCTGTTGCGACCATGAACCCGAGCATCCTCGGCATGATCGAAACCCTGGGCGGCCCAATCATCGCGATGATTCTGTTCCTGATGCCGATGTACGCGATTCAGAAAGTCCCGGCAATGCGTAAATACAGCGGCCATATCAGCAACGTCTTCGTTGTGATTATGGGCCTGATTGCCATCTCCGCGATTTTCTTCTCTCTGTTCAGCTAA
- the tcdA gene encoding tRNA cyclic N6-threonylcarbamoyladenosine(37) synthase TcdA has translation MSALISDAWRQRFGGTARLYGEKALQLFADAHVCVVGIGGVGSWAAEALARTGIGAITLIDMDDVCVTNTNRQIHALRDNVGLAKAEVMADRIRLINPECRVTVIDDFVTPDNVAQYMGAGFSYVIDAIDSVRPKAALIAYCRRYKVGLVTTGGAGGQIDPTQIQVADLAKTIQDPLAAKLRERLKSDFNVVKNSKGKLGVDCVFSTEALVYPQSDGSVCAMKSTAEGPKRMDCASGFGAATMVTATFGFVAVSHALKKMMAKASRQA, from the coding sequence ATGTCTGCGTTAATCAGCGATGCATGGCGTCAACGTTTTGGCGGCACAGCGCGTTTATATGGTGAAAAAGCCCTGCAACTGTTTGCGGATGCACACGTGTGCGTCGTCGGTATCGGCGGAGTCGGCTCCTGGGCGGCCGAGGCGCTGGCGCGTACCGGCATTGGCGCGATCACGCTCATTGATATGGATGATGTGTGCGTCACTAACACCAACCGCCAGATCCACGCCCTGCGCGATAACGTCGGTCTGGCGAAAGCGGAAGTGATGGCCGATCGCATTCGCCTGATTAACCCGGAATGCCGCGTGACGGTGATCGATGATTTCGTGACGCCCGATAATGTGGCGCAATACATGGGCGCAGGGTTTAGCTATGTGATTGATGCAATCGACAGCGTGCGTCCGAAAGCGGCCCTGATTGCCTATTGCCGCCGCTACAAGGTTGGTTTAGTGACCACCGGCGGCGCGGGCGGTCAGATCGATCCGACGCAGATCCAGGTCGCCGATCTGGCGAAAACCATTCAGGACCCGCTGGCGGCCAAACTGCGTGAAAGGCTGAAAAGCGATTTTAACGTGGTGAAGAACAGCAAAGGAAAGCTCGGCGTAGACTGCGTATTCTCAACTGAAGCGCTGGTCTATCCGCAGTCGGACGGTTCTGTTTGCGCGATGAAAAGCACCGCTGAAGGGCCAAAAAGGATGGACTGCGCCTCCGGTTTTGGCGCGGCGACGATGGTCACCGCGACCTTTGGGTTTGTCGCAGTCTCTCACGCCCTGAAGAAAATGATGGCTAAAGCCAGCCGTCAGGCCTGA
- a CDS encoding YgdI/YgdR family lipoprotein — protein MNKTAAIFSACVMTFALSACSGNNYVMHTNDGRTIVSDGKPKTDNETGMISYKDANGNKQQINRTDVKEMVELDK, from the coding sequence ATGAACAAGACTGCCGCAATCTTTTCTGCCTGTGTAATGACTTTTGCCCTGAGCGCCTGTTCTGGTAACAACTACGTGATGCATACCAATGACGGTCGAACCATCGTCTCTGACGGGAAACCAAAAACCGATAATGAGACCGGGATGATCTCGTACAAGGATGCGAACGGGAACAAGCAGCAGATCAACCGCACTGACGTGAAAGAGATGGTTGAGCTTGATAAATAA
- a CDS encoding DUF423 domain-containing protein — protein MTSRFMLIFAAVSGFIFVALGAFGAHVLSKSLGVVEMGWIQTGLEYQAFHTLAIFGLAVAMQRRISIWFYWSSVFLALGTVLFSGSLYCLALSHLRLWAFVTPVGGVSFLAGWVLMFIGAIRLKRRGVVHE, from the coding sequence ATGACCAGCCGTTTCATGCTGATTTTTGCCGCGGTGAGTGGCTTTATTTTTGTCGCACTGGGCGCGTTTGGCGCGCACGTGTTAAGCAAGTCCTTAGGGGTTGTTGAAATGGGCTGGATCCAGACCGGCCTTGAATATCAGGCGTTTCACACGCTGGCCATCTTTGGCCTCGCGGTGGCGATGCAGCGCCGGATTAGCATCTGGTTCTACTGGAGCAGCGTGTTTCTCGCGCTCGGAACCGTGCTGTTTAGCGGCAGCTTATACTGCCTCGCACTGTCACATTTGCGCCTGTGGGCGTTTGTTACACCCGTCGGCGGCGTCAGTTTCCTCGCCGGGTGGGTATTGATGTTTATCGGAGCTATCCGTCTGAAACGCAGGGGCGTTGTTCATGAGTAA
- the csdA gene encoding cysteine desulfurase CsdA: protein MNAFSPAHFRAQFPALADAGVYLDSAATALKPLAVIDATNQFYSLSAGNVHRSQFAEAQRLTARYEAARDQVARLLNAESGKNIVWTRGTTEAINMVAQCYARPLLQPGDEIIVSEAEHHANLVPWLMVAEQTGAQIVKLPLGTDLLPDVSRLPELITPRSRILALGQMSNVTGGCPDLARAIDIAHRHGVIVMVDGAQGVVHFPADVRQLDIDFYAFSGHKLYGPTGIGALYGKPALLAQMTPWLGGGKMITEVTFDGFKTQEIPYRLEAGTPNVAGVIGLSAALEWLADTDVVQAESWSRGLATLAEEELKKRPGFRSFRVQDSSLLAFDFAGVHHSDMVTLLAEYGIALRAGQHCAQPLLAALGVSGTLRASFAPYNTQSDVHALVAAVDRTLELLVD from the coding sequence ATGAACGCTTTCAGTCCTGCGCATTTTCGCGCACAGTTCCCGGCGCTGGCCGATGCCGGAGTTTATCTCGACAGCGCCGCCACAGCGCTTAAGCCACTGGCGGTGATCGACGCGACAAATCAGTTCTACAGCCTGAGTGCCGGGAATGTGCATCGCAGTCAGTTTGCTGAGGCGCAGCGTTTGACCGCGCGCTACGAGGCCGCCCGCGATCAGGTCGCACGTCTGCTGAACGCCGAAAGCGGCAAAAATATCGTCTGGACCCGTGGTACCACTGAGGCCATCAATATGGTCGCGCAGTGTTACGCGCGCCCTCTCCTGCAGCCGGGCGACGAGATTATCGTCAGTGAAGCCGAGCATCACGCGAATCTGGTGCCCTGGCTGATGGTCGCGGAACAGACCGGCGCACAGATCGTCAAACTGCCGCTGGGCACAGATTTGCTGCCGGACGTCTCACGTCTTCCTGAGCTCATCACCCCACGCAGTCGAATTCTGGCGCTCGGCCAGATGTCGAACGTCACCGGCGGTTGCCCGGATCTCGCCCGCGCCATTGACATCGCGCACCGCCACGGGGTGATTGTGATGGTCGACGGCGCACAGGGCGTGGTGCATTTCCCGGCAGACGTTCGCCAGCTGGATATCGACTTTTACGCCTTCTCCGGCCATAAACTCTACGGCCCGACCGGGATCGGCGCGCTGTACGGCAAACCGGCGCTGCTGGCGCAGATGACGCCCTGGCTGGGCGGTGGGAAGATGATCACCGAAGTGACCTTCGACGGTTTCAAAACCCAGGAGATCCCTTATCGCCTCGAAGCCGGAACACCAAACGTTGCGGGAGTCATTGGTCTGAGCGCCGCGCTGGAGTGGCTGGCCGATACCGATGTGGTGCAGGCGGAAAGCTGGAGCCGCGGGCTGGCAACGCTGGCAGAAGAAGAGTTAAAAAAACGTCCGGGGTTCCGATCTTTCCGCGTTCAGGATTCCAGCCTGCTGGCCTTTGATTTTGCCGGCGTTCATCACAGCGATATGGTCACCCTGCTGGCGGAATACGGCATCGCCCTGCGTGCCGGTCAGCACTGCGCCCAGCCGCTTCTTGCGGCACTTGGCGTCAGCGGTACCCTGCGCGCCTCGTTTGCTCCCTACAACACGCAAAGCGACGTCCACGCCCTGGTGGCGGCCGTCGATCGCACCCTTGAACTTCTGGTGGATTAA
- the xni gene encoding flap endonuclease Xni, whose product MAFHLLIVDALNLIRRIHAVQGTPCKDTCLHALEQLIRHSQPTHVVAVFDDEARNTGWRHQRLPDYKAGRAPMPEDLHAEMPAIRAAFEQRGVPCWGAHGNEADDLAATLAVKVAGAGHQATIVSTDKGYCQLLSPTIRIRDYFQKRWLDAPFIASEFGVSPQQLPDYWGLAGISSSKVPGVAGIGPKSAAQLLTDFQDLEGIYAHLEEVPEKWRKKLESHKEMAFICRDVARLQTDLQLDGNLQQLRLER is encoded by the coding sequence GTGGCTTTTCATTTGCTTATTGTCGACGCGCTCAACCTGATTCGCCGTATTCATGCGGTGCAAGGCACGCCCTGTAAGGACACCTGTCTGCACGCGCTGGAGCAGCTGATTCGCCACAGCCAGCCCACGCACGTGGTCGCCGTGTTCGACGATGAAGCGCGTAATACCGGCTGGCGTCATCAGCGTTTACCGGACTACAAAGCCGGACGCGCCCCGATGCCAGAGGATCTGCATGCAGAAATGCCCGCCATTCGCGCCGCCTTTGAGCAACGTGGCGTGCCGTGCTGGGGCGCTCATGGCAACGAAGCCGACGATTTAGCCGCCACCCTGGCGGTAAAAGTCGCGGGGGCCGGACATCAGGCCACCATTGTCTCCACGGATAAAGGCTACTGCCAGCTGCTTTCCCCGACTATTCGCATCCGGGATTACTTCCAAAAACGCTGGCTGGATGCGCCGTTTATCGCCAGCGAATTTGGCGTCTCACCGCAGCAGTTGCCGGATTACTGGGGACTTGCCGGGATCAGCAGCTCAAAAGTACCAGGCGTCGCCGGGATTGGCCCCAAAAGCGCAGCCCAGCTGTTAACGGATTTTCAGGATCTGGAGGGGATTTACGCCCATCTGGAAGAGGTCCCCGAGAAGTGGCGCAAGAAGCTGGAGTCGCACAAAGAGATGGCATTTATCTGCCGGGACGTGGCGCGGTTACAGACGGATTTACAGTTAGACGGGAATTTGCAGCAGTTAAGGCTGGAGCGGTAG